The Camelina sativa cultivar DH55 chromosome 14, Cs, whole genome shotgun sequence genome includes a window with the following:
- the LOC104741364 gene encoding F-box protein At5g25290-like yields MDRPTPKRRLSSPDRESAKALRSSLILQPKGGSPLLMLSQEKADGCRVYNPADDTVYETKSDLSGYRFVASSGKWFLVIDSRLKLYIIDVFGEEERIDLPGLETFEGSHFKIERVGEDKIRHVSFRTLSRTRPSTAEDVRGRLWVEDKKGGDYVVLWHFERSEYIAFCKKGDDHYREISTRDDVRLELRGVKDMLLKGHDLYIFATRDFVRHLDLSRRHDGFKDVSQNHRFPMWEPPLSRDEMERINKYKMTSSNESIAVTRSGEVLVVYTYELTSKDRVFHLYKRDPKDLDPTTYDTMLVEVHSLGDEALFLDLGITVPADHTLGIEPNSIYFTRGNRIRHGQTSSLDICVFSLTTKTIKRFPSLSNLNIKDAQWFLPSS; encoded by the coding sequence ATGGACAGACCTACGCCGAAACGACGGTTGAGTAGTCCGGATCGTGAGTCTGCAAAGGCCCTGCGTTCGAGTTTGATTCTGCAGCCAAAAGGCGGATCTCCGTTGCTGATGCTGTCTCAAGAAAAGGCGGATGGTTGTCGTGTGTACAACCCAGCCGATGATACGGTTTACGAGACGAAGAGTGACCTTTCAGGGTATCGATTCGTGGCAAGCTCCGGTAAGTGGTTTCTGGTGATAGATTCTCGATTGAAACTCTATATTATAGATGTGTTTGGCGAGGAGGAGAGGATCGATCTTCCAGGACTAGAAACATTCGAGGGTAGCCATTTTAAGATTGAGCGAGTAGGAGAAGATAAAATCAGACATGTATCATTCCGTACTTTATCTCGTACGCGTCCTTCTACTGCCGAAGATGTGAGAGGTCGTTTGTGGGTCGAGGACAAGAAAGGAGGAGACTACGTTGTCTTGTGGCATTTCGAAAGGAGCGAGTACATAGCGTTTTGCAAGAAAGGGGATGATCATTACCGCGAGATTTCAACACGGGACGATGTTCGCTTGGAGTTACGAGGCGTAAAAGATATGCTCCTTAAAGGTCACGATCTTTACATCTTTGCCACCCGTGATTTCGTTCGACACTTGGATTTGTCTCGACGGCACGATGGTTTCAAGGATGTATCCCAGAACCATAGGTTTCCAATGTGGGAGCCACCTCTTAGTAGGGATGAAATGGAAAGAATCAACAAATATAAGATGACCTCATCTAACGAAAGCATTGCTGTTACAAGGTCTGGTGAGGTTTTGGTTGTCTATACTTACGAGCTAACCTCAAAGGATAGGGTGTTCCACCTGTACAAGAGGGATCCTAAAGATCTTGACCCGACTACTTATGACACCATGCTTGTTGAGGTACATTCTCTAGGTGATGAGGCCCTCTTTTTGGATTTGGGTATCACCGTGCCTGCTGACCATACCCTTGGTATTGAGCCTAACTCCATCTATTTCACCCGCGGTAATCGTATCCGTCACGGCCAAACTTCATCCCTCGACATCTGTGTGTTCAGTCTTACAACAAAGACCATCAAACGCTTCCCCAGTCTCTCCAACTTAAACATCAAGGATGCTCAGTGGTTTCTTCCCTCCTCTTGA
- the LOC104741363 gene encoding uncharacterized protein LOC104741363 yields the protein MQFHHHGNVDRWCGELWTWMVKFKDAVFSAALEPGCVGVKILSLKFMETFILLFTPDASDPEKVSSEGSRQMFNISWLAGGHPILNPATLMSEANRTFGILVDFIQSANRIPGALTDICY from the exons ATGCAGTTCCATCATCATGGTAACGTTGATCGTTGGTGTGGGGAACTATGGACATGGATGGTTAAGTTCAAAGATGCTGTCTTTTCCGCTGCATTGGAG CCTGGCTGTGTAGGGGTGAAAATTCTTTCTCTAAAGTTTATGGAGACATTCATTTTGCTCTTTACTCCTGATGCATCTGATCCTGAGAAAGTTTCCAGCGAAG GAAGTAGACAGATGTTCAATATTTCCTGGCTTGCTGGCGGTCACCCCATTCTGAATCCAGCAACGCTAATGTCTGAAGCAAATAGGACATTTGGCATCTTAGTAGATTTCATACAGTCAGCTAATCGTATACCGGGTGCACTGACTGATATCTGTTATTAG
- the LOC104741362 gene encoding alpha-mannosidase I MNS5-like isoform X1: MQLEDHQHSFFLAETCKYLYLLFGDSFVAKRNYIFTTEGHPIQVVSSWHEKLPKSYFSGNWTLSKELANLQRGAWESGASALSLQVCPSIALNSRRPEQHRESACHVPDEKINHRCWSNKECGVDATTCRQRSCSEVGYCGLWNPL; this comes from the exons ATGCAATTGGAAGATCATCAGCACAGTTTCTTTCTTGCTGAAAC GTGCAAGTACTTATATCTCCTCTTCGGTGATTCATTTGTGGCCAAAaggaattatatatttacaaccGAGGGCCACCCTATTCAAGTTGTGAGCTCCTGGCATGAGAAACTACCAAAAAGTTATTTCTCAGGCAACTGGACGCTTTCAAAG GAACTTGCGAATTTGCAGAGAGGGGCATGGGAAAGTGGAGCTAGCGCATTGTCACTGCAAGTATGTCCATCGATAGCTCTCAACTCTAGACGTCCTGAGCAACACAGAGAGAGTGCTTGCCATGTCCCTGACGAGAAAATCAATCATAGGTGTTGGAGCAACAAAGAGTGTGGAGTTGATGCCACTACTTGTAGACAAAGATCCTGCAGCGAAGTTGGATACTGCGGCTTATGGAATCCCTTATAA
- the LOC104741362 gene encoding alpha-mannosidase I MNS5-like isoform X2, with amino-acid sequence MQLEDHQHSFFLAETCKYLYLLFGDSFVAKRNYIFTTEGHPIQVVSSWHEKLPKSYFSGNWTLSKRGAWESGASALSLQVCPSIALNSRRPEQHRESACHVPDEKINHRCWSNKECGVDATTCRQRSCSEVGYCGLWNPL; translated from the exons ATGCAATTGGAAGATCATCAGCACAGTTTCTTTCTTGCTGAAAC GTGCAAGTACTTATATCTCCTCTTCGGTGATTCATTTGTGGCCAAAaggaattatatatttacaaccGAGGGCCACCCTATTCAAGTTGTGAGCTCCTGGCATGAGAAACTACCAAAAAGTTATTTCTCAGGCAACTGGACGCTTTCAAAG AGAGGGGCATGGGAAAGTGGAGCTAGCGCATTGTCACTGCAAGTATGTCCATCGATAGCTCTCAACTCTAGACGTCCTGAGCAACACAGAGAGAGTGCTTGCCATGTCCCTGACGAGAAAATCAATCATAGGTGTTGGAGCAACAAAGAGTGTGGAGTTGATGCCACTACTTGTAGACAAAGATCCTGCAGCGAAGTTGGATACTGCGGCTTATGGAATCCCTTATAA